In Anseongella ginsenosidimutans, one genomic interval encodes:
- a CDS encoding Gfo/Idh/MocA family protein, which yields MKGPRKDASNRSRREFIRNAAIASSVFIVPRHVLGGPGFISPSDQLNLAAIGAGGKGASDIRNASVNGRERVIALCDVDFAGSAKASVERFPNAKLYADYREMLDKEKDIDAVTISTPDHVHAPAAKYAMERGKHVYVQKPMTHNIREARILTQMARDQKVVTQMGNQGGSNDLLKLVQKWVDEDEVGKVSKVQIWTNRPVWPQGGAFPQASPGEKPDSLSWDLWLGPAPEIPYTPKLHPFNWRGWWNYGTGALGDVGCHLIDIPFRTLGLMYPTDAECSVGSVYSQMWTADYHPEGCPASSFITLHFAATKKSKSPIEMTWSDGGIRPSHPDIIPADHDIGGAGSANGVLIIGDKGIISTNINDSSPMMPKLYRNDGTVETAPETKKDAEPEYGHQRKWVDACKAGFNSPEHKGLTSSFDYAGPMTETVLMGNLAIRSYLLRRENSQGQMEFFARKKLLWDGENMRITNLEEANQFVGRTYRKGFEV from the coding sequence ATGAAAGGACCCAGAAAAGATGCTTCAAACCGGTCGCGGAGGGAGTTTATAAGGAATGCCGCGATCGCTTCTTCCGTTTTTATAGTACCCAGACACGTGTTAGGCGGACCAGGTTTTATATCTCCCAGTGATCAGCTGAACCTGGCCGCCATCGGTGCGGGCGGAAAGGGCGCAAGCGATATCCGGAATGCTTCAGTCAACGGGCGGGAACGGGTAATTGCCCTCTGTGATGTGGATTTTGCGGGTTCGGCAAAAGCGTCCGTGGAACGTTTTCCGAACGCAAAGCTTTATGCGGATTACCGGGAAATGCTGGATAAGGAAAAAGATATTGACGCGGTAACGATCTCCACCCCGGACCACGTACATGCCCCCGCGGCGAAATATGCGATGGAACGGGGCAAGCATGTCTACGTCCAGAAGCCCATGACCCATAATATCCGGGAAGCCCGGATCCTGACCCAGATGGCCCGGGATCAGAAAGTTGTTACCCAGATGGGTAATCAGGGCGGGTCTAATGATTTGTTAAAACTTGTGCAAAAATGGGTGGACGAAGATGAGGTAGGAAAGGTTTCCAAAGTTCAGATCTGGACGAATCGACCCGTATGGCCGCAGGGAGGAGCATTCCCGCAAGCTTCGCCGGGAGAGAAGCCGGACTCGTTGAGCTGGGACCTTTGGCTGGGCCCCGCTCCTGAGATTCCTTATACCCCCAAACTTCATCCTTTCAACTGGAGAGGATGGTGGAATTACGGTACAGGCGCCCTGGGCGACGTGGGATGCCACTTAATTGATATACCTTTCCGGACACTTGGTTTGATGTACCCCACGGATGCGGAGTGCAGCGTCGGGTCCGTTTATTCCCAGATGTGGACGGCTGATTACCACCCGGAAGGCTGCCCGGCCTCGTCTTTCATTACCTTGCATTTCGCAGCTACCAAAAAAAGTAAATCGCCGATAGAAATGACCTGGAGCGACGGAGGGATCCGCCCTTCCCACCCGGATATCATCCCGGCTGACCACGACATCGGAGGGGCTGGCAGCGCCAATGGCGTTCTCATTATCGGGGACAAAGGGATTATTTCCACCAATATCAATGACAGCTCACCAATGATGCCCAAACTCTACCGCAACGACGGTACGGTGGAAACCGCCCCCGAAACCAAGAAAGACGCCGAACCCGAATACGGTCATCAACGTAAATGGGTAGATGCCTGCAAAGCCGGATTCAATAGCCCCGAACACAAAGGCCTCACCTCCTCTTTCGACTATGCCGGCCCAATGACGGAAACAGTCCTGATGGGCAATCTTGCCATTCGGAGTTACCTGCTCCGTCGGGAAAACAGCCAGGGCCAGATGGAGTTCTTTGCCAGGAAAAAACTCCTGTGGGACGGAGAAAACATGCGCATCACCAACCTTGAAGAGGCGAATCAGTTTGTAGGAAGGACCTACCGAAAAGGATTTGAAGTTTAA
- a CDS encoding RagB/SusD family nutrient uptake outer membrane protein, whose protein sequence is MKRTYITTFLATIAMTLFLVGCNDILEEEPRSIYEPGFFKTEKGINGGITSLYAHLRYIYGQAYYYNTCLTGTDEATYAQSADQNFKVMDISGQGDITSTSSRADVLWGTAFSNINTASGIIENAAEIGTISDALIAEARFFRAFDYFLLVQTFGGVPLDLGSGELKFNTNPVRTSVRNTVPEVYTKAVFPDLLTAVNDLPETGRVTGGVTKTAARLYLAKAYLTYAWWLENPNNIPTYPETPRTDPDGHDAHWYFQQAYDIAAEAIDNPGPFGLQETYYDVNLAQNDRNNEILLYADHTETSEFYNGGSLTYGSGGAPDNFAVWMMTWNYTNITSAVDPAWNTVINSVQREASQDLGRPWTRMAPTIGVIENTFADKTNDSRYDGTFTTVYRGNWPKGGAGEAFVYNANNMKVYPGEPILTFLDEEPAGSIDYSNSTYKSNIGAGVLPGRSDFVVSPRGISRIVYPGLWKLGVYRTDNGGGLGQPNAGSTRPFNIAKFSELYFIAAEAAVKGAAVQAGKSAAELINVIRSRAGKWRWDNNGNAAKLEDHSAEMIAATPAVIDIDYILAERSREYYGEGYRWYDLIRTQKWADLASAYEIGGSNYGDHTPETITRNIQPYHYLRPIPQGQLDGLEMTEAEKAAYQNPGY, encoded by the coding sequence ATGAAACGGACCTATATAACTACGTTCCTGGCAACAATTGCAATGACCTTGTTTCTGGTGGGCTGCAATGATATCCTGGAAGAAGAGCCTCGCAGTATCTATGAACCCGGCTTTTTCAAGACCGAAAAGGGTATTAACGGAGGAATCACCTCCCTGTACGCCCACCTGCGGTATATTTACGGCCAGGCCTATTACTATAACACTTGCCTTACCGGCACCGATGAAGCCACTTACGCCCAAAGCGCCGACCAGAATTTCAAGGTAATGGACATTAGCGGCCAGGGAGATATTACTTCTACCAGCAGCCGTGCCGATGTACTATGGGGAACCGCGTTCTCCAATATTAACACCGCGAGCGGTATTATCGAAAATGCGGCTGAAATAGGCACAATATCCGACGCTTTGATTGCCGAAGCCAGGTTCTTTCGCGCATTCGACTACTTTTTACTTGTACAAACCTTTGGCGGCGTGCCCCTGGACTTAGGTTCGGGAGAACTGAAATTCAATACAAATCCTGTAAGGACCTCCGTGCGAAATACAGTACCCGAGGTTTACACAAAGGCCGTATTCCCGGATTTGCTCACAGCGGTAAATGACCTGCCTGAAACCGGCCGTGTAACAGGCGGAGTCACCAAAACAGCAGCCCGCCTCTACCTGGCAAAAGCGTACCTCACGTATGCCTGGTGGCTGGAAAACCCCAATAACATTCCTACCTACCCGGAAACGCCGCGTACCGACCCCGACGGGCATGACGCCCATTGGTATTTTCAGCAAGCATACGATATAGCAGCAGAGGCGATTGATAACCCGGGTCCGTTCGGCCTGCAGGAAACCTATTATGACGTTAACCTGGCCCAAAACGACCGGAATAATGAAATACTGTTATATGCCGACCACACCGAGACCAGCGAGTTTTATAACGGAGGCAGCCTTACCTACGGCAGCGGCGGCGCCCCTGATAATTTTGCCGTTTGGATGATGACCTGGAACTATACAAACATCACAAGCGCTGTTGATCCGGCCTGGAATACGGTGATAAATTCCGTTCAGCGTGAAGCATCACAGGACCTGGGGCGTCCCTGGACACGTATGGCCCCCACGATCGGTGTAATTGAAAACACCTTCGCCGATAAAACCAATGATTCCCGCTATGACGGCACATTTACAACCGTTTATCGCGGAAACTGGCCTAAAGGAGGCGCTGGCGAAGCATTCGTGTACAACGCAAACAATATGAAAGTCTATCCGGGTGAACCTATATTAACTTTTCTTGACGAAGAACCGGCCGGGTCAATAGATTATTCAAATTCGACCTACAAAAGCAATATCGGCGCCGGCGTATTACCCGGAAGATCCGATTTCGTAGTATCTCCGCGCGGCATCAGCAGGATCGTGTATCCAGGGCTTTGGAAGCTTGGCGTTTACCGTACGGACAACGGCGGCGGACTGGGGCAGCCCAATGCCGGCAGCACCCGCCCTTTCAACATTGCCAAGTTTTCGGAACTCTATTTTATTGCTGCCGAAGCGGCGGTAAAAGGCGCGGCGGTGCAGGCCGGTAAAAGCGCCGCAGAATTGATCAACGTCATTCGTTCACGCGCAGGCAAATGGCGCTGGGATAATAACGGGAATGCCGCCAAATTGGAAGATCATAGTGCCGAAATGATCGCCGCTACACCAGCCGTGATTGACATTGACTATATCCTGGCCGAACGTTCGCGTGAATACTACGGAGAAGGTTATCGCTGGTACGATTTGATACGTACGCAAAAATGGGCCGATCTCGCATCTGCCTATGAAATAGGAGGAAGCAATTATGGAGACCATACGCCGGAGACGATCACACGCAATATTCAACCGTATCATTACCTGCGCCCCATTCCCCAGGGACAGCTTGATGGCTTAGAGATGACCGAAGCAGAAAAAGCCGCTTACCAGAATCCCGGGTATTGA
- a CDS encoding TonB-dependent receptor, protein MAMKLSLLPSLLLMLGFCANAEESAGQKVLAQKLSLESEGKALREVLKDIEKETDVQFMYSPELINAGSKVTLDVRNKSLDRILEELLDPLQIDYEVINRYILLNKTGLASDPGIRFAEWGLQLLTVKGTVRDKEGSPMAGINIVEKGTTNGTITDENGNFSLTVTNENAVLVFSFIGFTTREVAVGEQSVINITLEEDLQQLEEVVVVGYGTQRREAVTGSVVSISGDKMREVPSSNISQALQGRLPGVEISQTSSKPGATMQIRIRGTRSLTASNDPLIVLDGIPFAGSIADINPNDIKSVDILKDASATAIYGSRGANGVILVTTRKGRPGQEAKVNYNSYYGAKTVFAEYPMMDGPEFVALRKAAGQFTNALDEADDVNTDWQDLLYRTGVVTSHDVSITGGTQKGSYNFGAGYYHDEGLIPGQQYNRFSLRGSIDQQVGEYFRFGFTTNNNYNITEGSQVGLYGILSMSPTANPYNEDGSWKRTVNMPLDEQWVYSRELLEGLEDKWLDETRAYGTYNALYGEVKIPGIEGLSYRANIGLDYRQSNGGAYTAEGINSSNATTPSSASISNSHTYHWAVENLLTYDRSFDKHRLNVIGLYSVEQNKYNRSAMSARDIPADAFQFYNIGQAAGEITVNPEDQDYQVSGLMSWMGRVMYSYDDRYMLTATLRSDGSSRLAEGHKWHTYPAVSAGWNIGNMPFMENLAAVNRLKLRVGYGQTSNQAIAPYATLGRLSTRPYNFGDDSYATGFYVSTLPNSNLGWEYSETWNYGLDFTILNNRLSGTIEYYTTNTKDILLNVNLPGTSGVGSYTANIGETRNKGLELSLSGLILDNVNGWTWDVGINVYGNRNELVSLASGQERDESNWWFTGHPVNVIYDYEKTGLWQEDDPYLDILEPGGNAGMIKVKYTGVYNADGSPVRAIGPEDRQIMSVEPEFQGGFNTRVSYKGFDLSTVAAFKSGGILISTLHSGAGYLNMLSGRRGNVKVDYWTPENTGARYPKPGGITSGDNPKYANTLGYFEASYLKIRALSLGYDLSRNGWLQNTGIDQLRLYFTVQNAFVLFSPFHRETGLDPETNSYGDENAAVTTAYQSRLLTIGTNAPATRNYMLGINLTF, encoded by the coding sequence ATGGCAATGAAACTCTCTCTTCTTCCTTCTTTGCTATTGATGCTGGGATTTTGCGCCAATGCGGAGGAATCCGCCGGGCAAAAGGTACTCGCACAAAAATTAAGCCTGGAATCCGAAGGAAAGGCGCTCCGGGAAGTCCTGAAGGACATTGAAAAGGAAACCGATGTACAGTTCATGTACAGTCCCGAATTGATCAATGCCGGAAGTAAAGTAACCCTTGATGTCAGGAACAAATCATTAGACCGAATTCTTGAAGAGCTTCTTGACCCCCTCCAAATTGATTATGAAGTAATCAACCGTTATATCCTGCTGAACAAGACGGGGCTCGCATCAGATCCCGGAATTCGCTTTGCCGAATGGGGGCTGCAGCTTCTGACAGTAAAAGGCACGGTCAGGGATAAGGAGGGCAGTCCCATGGCGGGAATCAACATCGTTGAAAAAGGAACAACTAACGGAACCATCACCGATGAGAACGGCAATTTTTCTCTTACGGTCACCAATGAAAATGCCGTGCTTGTATTCTCCTTTATCGGGTTCACAACCCGGGAAGTAGCGGTTGGCGAGCAGTCAGTAATTAATATTACGCTGGAAGAAGATTTGCAGCAGCTTGAAGAGGTGGTGGTAGTGGGTTACGGTACCCAGCGGAGAGAAGCCGTTACGGGGTCCGTGGTTTCAATAAGCGGGGATAAAATGCGGGAGGTGCCATCGTCCAATATTTCGCAGGCCCTGCAAGGGCGCTTGCCGGGGGTAGAAATATCGCAAACATCATCCAAGCCTGGCGCTACCATGCAAATCCGCATTCGCGGTACCCGCTCCCTGACTGCCAGCAACGATCCGCTGATCGTACTGGACGGGATTCCCTTTGCCGGATCAATCGCCGATATCAACCCCAACGACATTAAGAGCGTTGATATCCTTAAAGACGCTTCGGCAACTGCCATTTACGGCTCCCGCGGCGCCAACGGTGTTATATTGGTCACCACCCGTAAAGGGCGCCCGGGCCAGGAGGCAAAAGTGAATTATAATAGTTATTACGGCGCAAAAACAGTTTTCGCTGAATACCCAATGATGGATGGGCCGGAATTTGTCGCCTTGCGTAAGGCCGCCGGCCAATTCACCAATGCCCTGGATGAAGCCGATGATGTAAATACCGATTGGCAGGACTTGTTATACAGAACCGGCGTGGTCACCAGTCATGATGTTAGCATTACCGGCGGCACACAAAAAGGCAGTTATAATTTCGGCGCCGGTTATTATCACGACGAAGGCCTGATCCCCGGCCAGCAATACAACCGCTTTTCCCTGCGGGGTTCCATTGACCAGCAGGTAGGAGAGTATTTCCGCTTCGGCTTTACCACCAACAATAATTATAATATTACCGAAGGCTCCCAGGTAGGCCTATATGGCATATTGAGCATGTCTCCTACCGCCAATCCTTATAACGAGGACGGCTCATGGAAGCGAACCGTAAACATGCCCCTGGACGAGCAGTGGGTATATTCAAGAGAACTATTAGAAGGACTGGAGGATAAATGGCTGGACGAAACCAGGGCTTATGGAACCTATAACGCACTGTATGGAGAAGTGAAAATCCCCGGTATCGAAGGCTTGAGCTACCGCGCAAATATTGGCCTGGATTACCGTCAGAGCAACGGCGGGGCATATACTGCTGAAGGTATCAACAGCTCCAACGCCACAACCCCTTCAAGCGCTTCGATAAGCAATTCCCATACCTATCACTGGGCGGTTGAAAACCTGCTCACCTACGATCGCAGCTTCGATAAGCATCGCTTGAATGTGATAGGCTTATATTCCGTGGAGCAGAATAAATATAACCGGTCCGCGATGTCTGCAAGGGATATTCCCGCCGATGCGTTCCAGTTCTATAATATCGGGCAGGCCGCCGGGGAAATCACAGTTAATCCTGAAGACCAGGATTACCAGGTGAGCGGTTTGATGTCATGGATGGGCCGCGTAATGTATTCTTATGACGATCGTTATATGCTAACCGCCACCCTGCGCTCCGATGGCTCTTCAAGGCTGGCGGAAGGGCATAAATGGCACACCTATCCCGCGGTATCGGCCGGCTGGAATATCGGGAACATGCCCTTTATGGAAAACCTTGCCGCGGTGAACAGGCTGAAGCTGCGTGTTGGCTACGGACAAACGTCCAACCAGGCCATTGCACCTTATGCCACACTCGGACGATTAAGCACCCGGCCTTATAACTTTGGAGATGATTCCTACGCAACCGGATTCTACGTATCTACACTTCCCAATTCAAATTTAGGATGGGAATATTCTGAAACATGGAATTACGGATTGGATTTTACCATACTGAATAATCGCCTTTCCGGTACTATAGAGTACTACACAACCAATACCAAAGACATTCTGCTTAATGTTAACCTGCCAGGCACCTCCGGCGTGGGCAGCTACACAGCCAATATAGGAGAAACCCGGAATAAAGGTCTGGAACTTTCCCTCAGCGGGTTGATACTGGATAACGTGAACGGCTGGACATGGGATGTGGGAATCAACGTTTACGGCAACCGCAACGAGCTGGTATCGCTTGCTTCGGGACAGGAACGGGATGAAAGCAACTGGTGGTTCACCGGCCACCCGGTGAATGTAATTTATGATTACGAGAAAACCGGGCTTTGGCAGGAAGACGATCCTTACCTGGATATTCTGGAACCAGGCGGAAATGCAGGTATGATCAAGGTCAAATATACCGGCGTGTACAATGCTGATGGTTCGCCGGTAAGAGCGATCGGGCCCGAGGACCGGCAAATAATGAGCGTGGAACCTGAATTCCAGGGTGGTTTTAATACCCGCGTGTCGTATAAGGGTTTTGACCTCAGCACTGTCGCCGCTTTTAAAAGCGGCGGAATCCTTATCAGCACCCTCCATTCGGGAGCCGGATATCTTAATATGCTGAGCGGGCGCCGGGGGAACGTAAAAGTTGACTACTGGACACCGGAGAATACCGGCGCCAGGTACCCCAAACCCGGCGGAATAACCAGCGGGGACAATCCAAAATACGCCAATACCCTTGGTTACTTCGAAGCATCCTATCTGAAGATACGCGCGTTGTCCCTCGGCTATGACCTTAGCCGGAATGGCTGGCTTCAAAATACCGGCATTGACCAGCTTCGCCTTTATTTTACGGTACAGAACGCGTTCGTATTGTTTTCGCCTTTTCACCGTGAAACGGGCCTGGACCCCGAAACCAATTCATACGGTGATGAAAACGCGGCGGTAACGACGGCTTACCAGAGCCGCCTGCTTACCATAGGCACCAACGCGCCCGCGACACGCAACTACATGCTTGGTATTAATTTGACATTTTAG
- a CDS encoding FecR family protein encodes MDEPVNQIIEQLVSDPSFRDWVLARPDADTVRWTNWEKDHAEQAEQIITAKAIVLALQLKEPLLSDKEIENEILRIRAGIEDLSYMPVNGQAVENSQPGGESGAAETEQKQYLQVIKRPVYRKTWFKAAAAVIFMGLSLGWLLVASQKDFSSGATSSRVEQLPLSGRYENKGDSVVQIRLPDQSLVSLSENSTIRYRYFEGKREVILSGEAFFDVSREPARPFLVHAGEIVTRVLGTSFRVRAQPGEQLAEVSVKTGKVYVAKEDDASTALILRPNQRVKYDRKRKSLEKGLVDAPEPVWEPVERKEKELFRFDRTPLREVFEELQKVYGIPIIYDERIVASCSLSATLGDEPFFEKLEMICKVVNASYEIIDGSVVIYAKGCR; translated from the coding sequence ATGGATGAACCCGTGAATCAAATTATTGAACAGCTGGTATCCGACCCTTCTTTCAGAGATTGGGTGCTTGCACGGCCGGATGCCGATACTGTACGGTGGACTAACTGGGAAAAGGATCATGCGGAACAGGCTGAGCAGATAATTACCGCAAAAGCGATTGTGCTGGCTTTGCAGCTGAAAGAGCCTTTGCTGTCGGATAAGGAAATTGAAAATGAAATACTCCGGATCCGTGCCGGAATAGAAGACCTTTCCTATATGCCGGTGAACGGGCAGGCGGTTGAAAACTCGCAGCCTGGCGGCGAATCCGGCGCCGCTGAAACGGAACAAAAACAATACCTGCAGGTCATTAAACGCCCGGTTTATCGCAAAACCTGGTTCAAAGCAGCGGCCGCAGTTATTTTCATGGGGCTGAGCCTGGGATGGCTGCTTGTCGCATCACAGAAAGATTTTTCTTCCGGCGCCACAAGTTCCCGGGTTGAACAGCTGCCTCTTTCGGGCAGGTATGAAAACAAGGGCGATTCAGTCGTGCAGATCAGGCTTCCGGACCAAAGCCTGGTTTCCCTGAGTGAGAACAGCACCATCCGTTACCGGTATTTTGAAGGGAAACGGGAAGTCATACTGAGCGGAGAAGCGTTCTTTGATGTTTCCAGGGAGCCGGCAAGGCCATTTCTTGTGCATGCAGGTGAAATTGTTACCCGGGTGCTGGGAACCAGCTTCCGCGTGCGCGCACAGCCAGGAGAGCAGCTGGCGGAAGTAAGCGTAAAAACCGGGAAAGTTTACGTGGCGAAAGAGGACGATGCTTCTACCGCATTGATCCTGCGCCCGAATCAACGGGTAAAGTATGACAGAAAACGAAAAAGCCTGGAAAAGGGCTTAGTGGATGCGCCCGAGCCGGTCTGGGAGCCCGTGGAGCGAAAGGAAAAGGAACTTTTTCGCTTTGACAGAACACCCCTGAGAGAGGTATTTGAAGAACTGCAGAAGGTGTACGGTATTCCCATTATTTATGATGAACGAATCGTGGCGTCCTGTTCTTTATCAGCCACCCTCGGTGACGAGCCGTTTTTTGAAAAGCTGGAAATGATCTGCAAAGTGGTAAATGCTTCGTATGAGATTATTGACGGAAGCGTCGTGATCTATGCGAAGGGCTGCAGATAG
- a CDS encoding RNA polymerase sigma factor, with protein sequence MRSASAFSREEAAKLWNQFRAGKGDALGELISHYYHDLYAYGIRFTANAELLKDCIQEICLDLWKNRSTISETGYVKFYLLKSLRRRLIRELQKKKPEPLDEGTLFYAGYDRELPRESHIIRDEQLTALALKMRELLNQLSRRQQEVIYLRFYMDADINEIAAIMSVSKQSVYNHLHDALKRLKALAGSLHMVVFLLLLRSYH encoded by the coding sequence ATGCGTTCTGCTTCTGCATTTTCCAGGGAAGAAGCCGCAAAGCTTTGGAACCAGTTCAGGGCTGGCAAGGGAGACGCTTTGGGTGAGCTGATCAGTCATTACTACCATGATTTGTACGCCTATGGCATCCGGTTTACGGCAAACGCGGAACTATTGAAAGATTGTATCCAGGAAATCTGCCTGGACCTTTGGAAGAACCGAAGCACCATCAGCGAAACAGGTTATGTAAAATTCTACCTGTTGAAATCACTCAGAAGAAGGCTGATCAGGGAATTGCAGAAGAAAAAACCGGAACCGCTGGACGAAGGAACGCTCTTCTATGCAGGATATGACAGGGAACTTCCCCGGGAAAGCCATATAATTCGCGACGAGCAATTGACTGCCCTGGCCTTAAAAATGCGGGAATTGTTGAACCAGCTCTCCCGGCGGCAACAGGAAGTGATTTACCTGCGCTTTTACATGGATGCTGATATTAACGAGATCGCCGCCATCATGTCCGTAAGTAAACAGTCTGTCTATAATCACCTGCACGATGCGCTTAAACGGCTAAAGGCCCTGGCCGGCTCCCTGCATATGGTAGTTTTCCTGCTGCTCTTGCGATCGTATCACTAG
- a CDS encoding endo-1,4-beta-xylanase, whose protein sequence is MDQRKHRSILIALILLVACKPACFSQERGTSASLKEALEGKFYIGTALNQFQISGRDTASLAVVKKHFNAIVAENCMKSRIIQPREGEFNFLPADRFVAWGEEHGMFINGHTLIWHSQAPNWFFTDRSGNPVSAEVLIRRMKNHIFSVVGRYKGRVHSWDVVNEAILDDGSYRKNKFYEIIGEEYIALAFEFARQADPEAELYYNDYSMANPAKRAAVAALVTKLQRRGIKIDGIGMQGHVGLKYPSLDEFEKSIIAFAELGVKVMITELDITVLPQPRGTGGADISSNFKYRQELDPYAAGLPDSIARASTERYLSFFNLFLKHQDKISRVTLWGVNDGYSWRNNWPVRGRTDYPLLFDRNNRPKAAVDSLIAK, encoded by the coding sequence ATGGATCAAAGAAAACATAGAAGTATACTGATTGCATTGATCTTACTGGTTGCCTGCAAGCCTGCTTGTTTTTCCCAGGAACGCGGAACTTCGGCTTCGCTGAAGGAAGCGCTGGAAGGCAAATTCTATATCGGCACGGCGCTGAACCAGTTTCAGATTAGCGGAAGGGATACAGCTTCACTGGCAGTGGTAAAAAAACATTTTAATGCTATCGTAGCAGAAAACTGTATGAAAAGCCGGATTATCCAGCCGCGGGAAGGCGAGTTCAATTTCCTGCCCGCCGACCGTTTTGTGGCCTGGGGAGAGGAACATGGAATGTTTATTAACGGGCACACGCTTATCTGGCATTCCCAGGCGCCCAACTGGTTTTTTACCGACAGGTCTGGAAACCCGGTTTCCGCTGAGGTACTGATCCGCCGGATGAAGAATCATATCTTTTCAGTCGTTGGCCGCTATAAAGGAAGGGTGCATTCCTGGGACGTAGTAAATGAAGCGATACTGGATGACGGTTCATATCGGAAAAACAAGTTCTACGAAATTATCGGTGAAGAGTACATAGCGCTGGCTTTTGAGTTTGCCCGCCAGGCCGACCCGGAAGCCGAACTCTACTATAATGACTATTCCATGGCCAATCCTGCCAAAAGAGCAGCAGTTGCGGCACTGGTCACAAAGCTTCAGCGCCGCGGGATTAAAATCGACGGAATAGGCATGCAGGGCCATGTTGGCTTAAAGTATCCCTCGCTGGACGAATTCGAGAAAAGCATCATTGCATTTGCTGAACTTGGAGTAAAGGTCATGATAACGGAACTGGACATTACCGTCCTGCCGCAGCCTCGGGGAACTGGCGGAGCAGATATTTCCAGCAATTTCAAGTACCGGCAGGAGCTGGACCCCTATGCCGCCGGCCTGCCTGATTCCATTGCCAGGGCATCAACCGAACGGTATTTAAGCTTTTTTAACTTATTCTTAAAGCACCAGGACAAGATCTCCCGGGTTACTCTGTGGGGAGTAAACGACGGCTATTCCTGGCGTAACAACTGGCCGGTTAGGGGACGGACGGATTATCCGCTGCTGTTCGACAGGAACAACCGGCCTAAAGCGGCGGTGGATTCCCTTATCGCAAAATAA
- the ubiG gene encoding bifunctional 2-polyprenyl-6-hydroxyphenol methylase/3-demethylubiquinol 3-O-methyltransferase UbiG, with translation MEKIDQEVYGRINNDVYQTQGDTWWKPDSILHLLKTSINPWRVGYAAKVLKKLDIDPQGKTALEVGSGGGILTEEICKMGFTTSGIEPAEESLHAARNHANAEGLAITYEKGSGEQIPFPDQSFDCVFCCDVLEHVRDLPKVISEISRVLKPRGVFIYDTLNRTFISKMVAIKIWQEWKRWAFMPPNLHVWKMFIKPGEIKDLLTQNGFEWREHVGSEPNVPLPKMLGYLRKRTKGEWTYADLGKNFRLVESKDMNILYGGYAIKK, from the coding sequence ATGGAAAAGATCGATCAGGAAGTTTATGGCCGGATAAACAACGATGTTTACCAGACCCAGGGCGATACATGGTGGAAGCCCGACAGCATTTTACACCTTCTGAAAACCTCAATTAATCCGTGGCGGGTGGGCTACGCCGCTAAAGTTTTAAAGAAACTGGATATAGACCCCCAAGGCAAAACAGCCCTAGAAGTAGGCAGCGGAGGCGGAATACTGACGGAAGAAATCTGCAAAATGGGATTCACTACCAGCGGCATTGAACCTGCAGAGGAATCGCTGCATGCGGCCCGCAACCATGCAAATGCCGAAGGGCTGGCCATCACCTATGAAAAAGGCTCCGGTGAGCAGATCCCTTTTCCGGACCAATCGTTTGACTGCGTGTTTTGCTGTGATGTGTTAGAACACGTGCGTGATTTGCCGAAAGTGATTTCTGAGATTTCAAGAGTGCTGAAACCCAGGGGCGTTTTCATTTATGACACGCTTAACCGGACGTTTATCAGTAAGATGGTAGCCATTAAAATATGGCAGGAGTGGAAACGCTGGGCATTCATGCCGCCCAATCTTCATGTCTGGAAAATGTTCATCAAGCCCGGTGAAATAAAAGACCTTTTGACTCAAAATGGTTTTGAGTGGCGGGAACATGTAGGTTCAGAACCGAACGTGCCACTTCCTAAAATGCTGGGTTATCTCAGAAAGCGTACAAAAGGAGAGTGGACCTATGCCGACCTTGGAAAGAATTTCCGGCTGGTTGAAAGTAAAGACATGAACATACTTTATGGAGGGTATGCGATAAAGAAATAA